In the Pseudomonadota bacterium genome, CATGGAAGCACTCATCAAACATAATCCCGTCGGCGCCGTGGGCCGTGTATTCCTTTCGTTTTTAAGCGCGATTGGCCGCCTGGCGATCTTCATGTGGAACATCCTCGCCCAGGGTTTCCGCCCGCCCTATTACCCGAAGCAATTCGGCAAAATGATCATCGAGATCGGCTATTACTCGCTGCCCGTGATTGGCATGACAACGCTGTTCACCGGTGCCGCCCTCGCCCTGCAATCCTATTCCGGCTTCTCGCGTTTCTCGGCGGAATCGTCGATCCCCATCGTCGTCGCCCTCGCCATCACGCGTGAGCTGGGGCCGGTCATGGCGGGCCTCATGGTTGCCGGTCGCATCGGCGCCGCCTTTGCCGCTGAAATCGGCACCATGCGCGTGACCGAGCAGGTCGATGCGCTGGTGACGCTGAGCACCAACCCGTTTAAATACCTGCTCTTCCCGCGCCTGCTCGCGGCGACGCTGATGCTGCCCTGCCTCGTCTTCATCGGCGATGTGATCGGCATTTTCGGCGGCTATGCGGTGAGCGTGAAAGCCCTCAATTTCGCACCGGTGCCCTATATCAATAACACCTGGAGCTACCTGCAATGGTTCGACGTGACCAGCGGGCTGATGAAAGCGGCAGTGTTCGGTTTCATCGTGGCGCTCATGGGCTGCTACCATGGCTACCATTCCAAAGGCGGCGCGCAGGGCGTGGGGGCGGCAACCACCAATGCCGTGGTTTCGGCCTCGATCCTCATCCTGCTGAGCAACTACCTGCTCACTGAACTCTTCTTTGCGGTCTAGCCATGATCAACGCCGTGCCGAAAATCAAACTGACCAATGTCCATAAGCGCTTCGGCAGCAAAGTGGTGCTCGATGGCGTGCATCTGCAGGTGCAGCCGGGCGAGTCGCTGGTCATCATCGGCGGCTCGGGCTCAGGCAAATCGGTGACCATCAAATCCGTGCTCGGCCTCATCAAACCCGATGAAGGCACCATCGAGGTCGATGGGCAGGACATTACCCATTACAGCTTCAGCCAACGGGCGCCGATGCTGCAAAAAATCGGTATGCTGTTCCAGGGCGGCGCGCTGTTCGATTCCATCCCGGTCTGGAAAAACATCACCTTCGGCTCGAAGGAGCGCGGGCAGGAACTGACCTCCGCGCAGGCCAAAGAACTCGCGGTTGAAAAACTCGAAGCCGTCGGCCTGAAAGCGGATGTGGCGAACCTGCTGCCATCCGAACTTTCCGGCGGTATGCAAAAACGCGTCGGCCTCGCCCGCGCCATCGCCGCCAACCCGGATATCCTGTTTTTCGATGAGCCCACCACCGGCCTCGACCCGATCATGGCCGATGTCATCAACGAGCTGATTGTCTCCTGCGTGAAAAAGCTGGGCTCCACCGCCGTCACCATCACCCACGATATGGCCAGCGTGCGCAAAATCGCCAGCCGCGTGGCCATGATCTATCAGGGTAAAATCATCTGGGATGGCCCGGTTTCCGCCATCGACAACTCCGGCAACGCCTATGTTGACCAGTTCGTCCATGGCCGCGCCGAAGGCCCGATCCATGTCGAAGGCCGCCGGGCGTAAACGGACTGCCATCACATAATCTTCATTTTTCCGGCCAGCTGTGGTAGGATACTGCTCACATGAGCAAAACACGATATGCGCTGGATTATAATCGGCTTTACTACCTGACACTCGATTATAACACCGACAAACAAAAGCTTAAGGTGACATTCGCCGATGACAACGCCCCCTGGCCGCGGCTGGTGCGCAACGTCACCCAGCTGCTTCACCTCGCCGGACACGACACGCCCGATGAGCGGCGCGGCAATAGCCTCACCTTCCACCATATCCACCGCGATTTCACGCTGATGCTGGGGCCCGAGCCCATCGCCCATTACACGATTGGGCTGGATGGCAGCCTGTCGCCCACCTTCAGCCGCCCGCTCACGGTCGATGAAACCCGCAGCATGGGCACGTTCCACCAGTTCGCGCCCTACCCCATCCGCCGCAGCTCGGCGGATGCAGCGCTGCTCGACACCGCCAAACGCGCCGTGTTTACCGACATCCACACCCACAGCTCCGGCCAGATCACCCCACGCGGCCTGCTGGAAGTGGCGATGCAGCACCGCCCCTATTTTTACCCGACCGCGCTGATGAGCGAAGCAGGCATCGACACCAGCACCATCGACGCAGCGAACCGCGCGATGATTCCACGCATCCCCTTCACCCCGAAAGAACGCCCCGGCGTCACCTATCCGGACATGGTCGAAGGCATCGACCTGCATGCGCTGAGCAAAGCGGATGTGCGCAAGCTGGAAGCCCGCATGGCCATGCCCGCCGACCACCAATCCACCTTCACCGAGATGGAACATGACGGCTACCGTTTCCGCTACCCGCTGACCAAGGATCGCCGTTTAGTGCACGACACGTTGAAAAAAGTCGCGCATGAATATGCCGCGCAAGGCATCCGCTACGCCACGCTTTCCTTTGTCGGGCTCGATGATCCGGCGATGCTGCGCATCGTCCACGACACGATGCATGAAATCGAACAGGACCCGGCCACCAACGACGTGCAGCTGCGTTTCATGATCGGCATTCCGCGCGGCTTCGCCCTGCCGAAAATCGAGGAGCTGCTCGAAAAGGCAAAAATCCTGCTCGATAGTCCCTACATCGTCGGCGTCGATATTCTGGGGTATGAAGTCAATAAAACCCGCCAGTTCGTGGATCTCTACGAAGGCTTCGCGAAGTGGGCAAACACCCACCAGCCCGGCGCCAGCCTGCGCGTGCATGCGGGCGAGAACGATAAGAACCACGACAACGTGAAAGACTTCCTCAAAATCGCCATCCGCTATCCGCGCCTGCGTTTTCTTGTCGGCCACGGGCTGTATGGGATGGATAAGGAAGCCACGCGCCTTGCGGTGAAGCTCAGCGCCAACCCGCAGCAACCGCATCTGTGGCTCGAGTTCAACCCCGCCTCCAACATCGCGCTCAACAATCTCGATCGGCTGGGCGATGTGCCGATCCATTACGCCATCGCCAACGGCATCGCGTTTGTCGTCAGCTCAGACTCCGCCGGGACCTACCAGACCAGCGCCGTGCAGCTCGGCCTTGCCGCCTACCATGCCGGGCTCGATGAAGCGGGCTTCGCCCTGCTGCAGCAGCACCAGCAACGGCTGATGGCGCATCAGCTTTCCTATGGCGAAACTGCCGCCGCGCGCATCGCCCATTGGAACACGCCTGCAGGCCGCAGCGCCTTCATCGCCAACCTCAGCGAACGCTTAGCGCAAGTGCCGCGCGCCACCATTGCCCCCGCCACTCCGGCGGATGCCGCCACCATCACCGCCAAACTCACCGCCGACCGGGTGACGATGATCCGCCCCGGCGAGCGCATCGCTGCCCTTACGGGCAAGCGCCCCATCATCCTGATCGGCGCCTCCGGCGAAAGCTGGAAACGCATCCCCAAAGGCCAGCAGCGCGAGAACGCGATTGCGGTCGATATGCTTATCCACGCGCTGGGCGAGCAGTGCTATATCGTGCAGGGCCGCAACAAGCCGGTGGGCTTAAGCAAAGTCATCGACCAATCGCTGCGCACGGCCAACGCGGTACGTGCACAGCCACTCTGCCATGTCGGCATGCTGGTCAATCCCAGCTTCGACGATACACAATCCTACACCCATCTCACCCATATGGAAATCATCCCCGGCCAGCCACTCGATTTGGCCGATGCTATTGTCGATCACGCCTTCGCGCATGACGGGGTGCTGATCGCGGTCGGCGGCGCCGCCTTCACGCGCGACATCATCCTCAAAGCCGACCTGCGCGGCATCCGCGACAATGCGCCGGGCAACCGCACCATGATGCTACTACTCGCCAACACGCAAGGTGCCTCCGCCGAAAAAGCGGCGATGCTGCACCCGGATTACACCGCGCTCGATGGCCGCCAGCTCATCAAAAAGCTCTACGAGAACCAGCCCAGCCTCTTCCCGGCCGGCTTCGCCCTCACCCAGCTCAACGAGCGCTATATCGACGCCACCGCGCGGGTGGCACATTATGGCTATAACCTCGTCGATTCTCCGGCATGATGTCCTCACGTTAGCAGTTGCACCGGCCCCCACCCCCGGCTAAAACTCGGGGCATGGCGAAAGCATCCACCCAGTATGTCTGTCAGGCGTGCGGCGCAGTGTCCCATAAATGGGCCGGCAAATGCGATGCCTGCGAGGCGTGGAACACCATCATCGAAGAATCGGTGACCGTCACCCCCAAAGGCATGAAGCCCGGCAAATCCAAGGGCCTGCAAATCGCCAGCCTTGCCGACACCGTCGCCCCCCATGCGCGCGAATCCACCGGCATCAGCGAGCTGGACCGGGTGCTGGGCGGGGGCCTCGTCGAAGGTTCGGCGATCCTGCTGGGCGGCGATCCGGGCATCGGCAAATCCACCTTATTGCTGCAAGCCGCCTCCACCCTCGCGGTGCAGGGGCGTAACGTGCTCTATATTTCCGGCGAGGAATCGCTCGCCCAGATCCAGCTGCGCAGCCAGCGCCTTGGCCTTGCGCAATCGCCGCTGACCCTTGCCACCGCCACCTCGGTGCGCGAAATCCTCGCCAGCATCGATGGGCCCAACGCACCGGATATGGTGGTGATCGACTCCATCCAGACCATGTTCGTCGATTCGCTCGATTCGGCGCCCGGCACCGTCGCCCAGGTGCGCGCCTCCACGCATGAGCTCATCCGCGCCGCCAAAAAGCGTGGGTTTTCGCTGATTCTTGTCGGCCATGTCACCAAGGACGGCCAGATCGCGGGCCCGCGCGTGCTGGAGCATATGGTCGATACCGTGCTCTATTTCGAGGGCGACCGCGGTCAGTATTACCGCATCCTGCGCGCCGTTAAGAACCGCTTTGGCGCAACCGATGAAATCGGCGTATTCGCCATGAGCGACGGCGGGCTGGAGCAAGTCAAAAACCCCTCCGCCCTGTTCCTGCATGCGCGCGAAAATCCGGTTAGCGGCGCTGCCGTTTTCGCCGGGATGGAAGGCACCCGGCCCCTGCTCGTCGAAATTCAGGCCCTGGTCTCCAATTCCACCATGAGCACCCCGCGCCGCGCCACCGTGGGCTATGACGGGGCACGCCTGTCGATGATCCTCGCCGTGCTCGAAACCCGCGCTGCCATGCGGTTTTCCGACAAAGAAGTGTTCCTGAACGTGGCCGGCGGCCTCAAAATCAGCGAGCCTGCGGCCGATGTGGCGGTCGCCATGGCGCTGCTTTCCGCCCTTTTGGAGAAACCGCTGCCCACCAGCCTGGTCGGTTTTGGCGAAATTGGCCTGACCGGCGAGATCCGCGCCGTCAGCCGCACCGATACCCGCCTCAAAGAGGCGGTGGCCCTTGGTTTCACCCATGCCGTGATCCCCAGCGCCTCGCCGGAGAAATTAAACGCCGGGGAGCGCGTCGCCCATGTGGACGCGCTCGTGCGTTTCATGCTACAGGGGTGACACTCACCCCACCACCACACGCATTCTGAGGGCACCCATGGCTGAAGTATCACTCAATATGTTCGATCTTGGCGTGTTGATTATCGTCGGTCTGTCGGCGCTGCTCTCGTTTTATCGTGGGTTTTTCAGTGAAGTGTTGTCGCTCGCCTCGTGGCTGGTCGCGTCCTATATCGCGCTGCGTTTCGCGCCGTTTGTCACCCAATTCATCGCCCCGCATATCAAGAGCGAACAGATCGCGTTCGGCATCGCTTCGGTCGGCTTGTTTTTCACCTCGCTGATCCTGATTTCCATCGCCACCGGCATGCTGCTTAAATTCCTCAAGCCCGCCGCCAAGGTTGGGTTGTTCGATAATTTAATGGGGCTGTGCTTCGGCGCTGCGCGCGGCATCCTGATCGTCGCGGTCGGCTATTTCATCCTGTCGATTGTGATGGTCGAGAAGGATTACCCCGCCGTCGTCAAACAATCCGTCTCGCGTCCCTATATCGCACAAGTATCGAAAACGATCGCTACCTTCGCGCCGAGCTACCTCGATTCGCTCGACGGCAAGGGCAAGAAAAAGCCTGCCGCTGCAGAGACGGGAGGCACACCCAAAGTGATCTACCCCGACAGCAAAAACGATAGCAGCATTCCCTCGCTGGAAGATTTACAAAAACGCATTCACGAAGAAAATGAGAAAAACAATGTTCGATAAATTCAACGATGAATGCGGCGTCTTCGGTATCTATGGCACCGGCGACGCCAGCGCCCACACCGCGCTTGGCCTGCATGCGCTGCAGCATCGTGGGCAAGAGGCGGCGGGCATTGTCAGCAACCATCACGGCCAGTTTTTCTCGCACCGCGCCCTCGGCCTTGTCGGCGATAATTTCTCGGATGCGAGCGTCATGAGCAAGCTGCCGGGCAGCATGGCCATCGGCCATAACCGCTATTCCACCACCGGCGAAACACTGCTGCGCAACGTGCAACCGTTTTATGCCGACCTTGCACTTGGCGGTTTCGCGCTCGCCCATAACGGCAACCTCACCAACGCCATGACCGTGCGCCGCGACCTCATCCAGCGCGGTTCGATCTTCGCTTCGACCTCGGACACCGAAGTCATCGTCCATCTCGTTGCGCTTTCTGCCGGGCTCACGGTCGAAGACCGTGTGATCGATGCGCTCAAACAGGTCGAGGGTGCGTATTCCCTCGTCATCATGTCGCCCACCTCGATCATCGGCGTGCGCGACCCGCATGGCGTGCGCCCGCTGGTGCTGGGCCGCCTGGGCGATGCCTACATCCTCGCCTCGGAAACCTGCGCGCTCGACATTATCGGCGCCGATTACGTGCGCGATATTGCGGCCGGTGAAATGGTTGTCATCAACCATGATGGCATCCAGAGCCTGTTCCCATTCGCACCGACGCCGCACCGTTTCTGCATTTTCGAGTATGTCTATTTCGCCCGCCCCGATAGCGTGCTGGAGGATAAAAGCGTCTATGCCGTGCGCAAACGCATCGGCGCCGAACTCGCCCGCGAGAACCAGGTCGCGGCCGATCTCATCGTCCCCGTGCCCGATTCCGGCGTCCCCGGCGCCATCGGTTATGCCGAGGTCGCGGGCATCCCGTTCGATCTGGGCATCATCCGCAACCATTATGTCGGCCGCACCTTCATCGAGCCGTCGGAATCCGTCCGCCACCTAGGCGTGAAGCTCAAGCACAACGCCAACAGCGCGCTGCTCAAAGGCAAACGCGTCATTCTGGTCGATGATTCCATCGTGCGCGGCACCACCAGCAAAAAAATCGTCTCCATGGTGCGTGAAGCCGGCGCCAGCGAAGTGCATATGCGCATCGCCAGCCCGCCCACCACCAACTCCTGCTTCTACGGTGTCGATACGCCTGAAAAATCGCAGCTGATGGCCGCCAACCACACCATCGCCGAAATGGCGTCCATCATCGGCGTCGATTCGCTCGCCTTCCTGAGCATGGACGGACTTTATCGCGCCGTCGGCGAAGCCAAGCGCAACAACGAAGTGCCGCAATATTGCGACGCCTGCTTCAGCGGCGATTACCCCATCGCGCTGACAGATCTCACCTCCGGCATCGCCGGGAACCAGAAAGACCTGTTCGTCCGCGAGGTCGCGTGAGGCTTGCTGGCAAAATCGCCCTCGTCACCGGTGCCTCGCGCGGCATTGGGGCGGCAGTCGCCAAGCGCTTCGCGGCGGAAGGGGCGCATGTCATTATCACCGGCCGCACCGTCGGCGCGCTGGAAGCGGTGGATGACGCCATCCGCGCCCATGGCACACCGGCCACCATCATCCCGCTGGATCTGCGCCAGTCCGACATGATCGATTCCCTCGGCGCGCAGCTTTACGAGCGGTTCGGCAAGCTCGATATTCTCATCGGCAACGCCGCCACGCTTGGCGTGCTGTCGCCGCTGACCCATGTCTCGCCCAGTGAGTTCGAGGATGTCTTCACCATCAACACCACCGCCAATTACCGCCTGCTGCGCGCCTGCGATCCCTTGCTGCGGCTTGCAGGCGATGGGCGCGTGGTCATGGTCACCTCGGGTGCCGCCAGTGTCCCCGTCGCCTTCTGGGGGCCCTATGCCGCCAGCAAAACCGCGCTCGAACACCTGACCCTCACCTATGCCGAGGAAATCGCTACCACCCGCATCCGCGCCAACCTGCTCGACCCCGGCGCCGTCGCCACCGCCATGCGCGCCAAAGCCTTCCCCGGCGAGGACGCCACACGCCTGCCCACCGCCGAAAGCATCACCGAATGGTTTGTGCGCCTGTGCGAGGCGGATGCACCCAACGGCAAGCGCGTTGTGGTTTCCTAGCATGCGGCGCCTGCTGCGCATCCCTGCCCACCACCTGCAGCGATTCATCGCACTGGAAGCATCCGGCGGCATTGTCATGATGGTCGCGGCGTTCCTCGCCATCGCGCTCGCCAATTCGCCGCTTTCCACTAGCTATCTCCAACTGATCGACGCCCCGCTCAGCGGCCATATGACCGCCAGCCTCTTTATCAAAGACGTGCTGATGGCGATTTTCTTTTTCGCCATCGGCATGGAGCTGAAATACGAAATGCGCGAGGGCGCGCTGGCCGCCAAAGGGCAGAAAGCCCTGCCGCTGTTCGCCGCGCTCGGCGGCATTGTGGCCCCGGCGCTGATCTATCTCGCCATCACCCGCGCTGCACCCGCCCTCACCCCCGGCTGGGCCGTGCCCACCGCCACCGATATCGCCTTCGCGCTGTGCGTGCTGCGCCTTGTTGGCCGCAGCGTGCCGCATGCCGCCAAAATGTTCCTGCTCGCCATCGCCATTTACGACGACCTCGCCGCCATCGTCATCATCGCCGTGTTTTATGCCACGGGCTTCGCGCCCATGGCTTTGCTGCCGGTCGCAGGCCTCTGCGCCGTGCTTTATGGCCTCAACCGCGCCCATATCAGCCATCCCCTCCCCTACCTCGCTGTGGGCGCGCTCTTGTGGTTCGCCGTGCATCATGCGGGCATCCACCCCACCGTCGCCGGGGTCATTACCGGCATCGCCATCCCCTTACGTCGCAAAAACGGCGGCGACATGCTGGCCCCGCTGCTGCACCGCCTGCATCCGTTCGTGGCCTTCGCCATCCTGCCGCTCTTCGCCTTCACCAGCGCCGGGGTGGACCTGCGCAATATTCGCCCGGAAGATATGCTTGGCGCCCTGCCGCTGGGCATTACGCTGGCCCTGTTCATCGGCAAACCGCTCGGCATTGTCGCCGCCAGCTGGGCCTGTGTGCGCCTGCGCATCGCCCCGCTACCAGGCGGCATTGGCTGGAAAACCGTCTACGCCATCGCCGTCATTGCGGGCATTGGCTTCACCATGAGCCTGTTTATCGGCCAGCTGGCCTTCCCCACCGAACAGCAGAACGCCATCAAACTCGGTGTCCTCGCCGGTTCCCTGCTGTCAGCGGCCTGGGGCGCCCTTTGCCTACGCCCACGCCGAATCCCTTGACAACAGCCCCAGCCCTGCCTACAAGACACGCCTTCCTGTAAGGAATGGGTTCGTAGCTCAGGTGGTTAGAGCGCACGCCTGATAAGCGTGAGGTCGGAAGTTCAACTCTTCCCGGACCCACCATTTCCCGCTAAGTAGCTGTTATTGCTGCTTATTGGAATCGCTGATTCACATGGGGAGTCCCGAAAGGGAGACTTTTCATGCGAAATCCGACCTATTTAATCCGCTCTCGCCACCATACATTCTACTTCCGTTACCCGCTTCCTGAGGCTCTACGCTGCTCAGGGAAAACGCCCTATGTGAAACTATCGCTGGGAACCTGTGAACCAAAACAGGCGCGTCACTTGGCGAGTCTGTTAGAATATCATGTCACCCAAGCTACCCATCATCCGCAGCTACACAGCATAGCAAGAAGTGGTATTGCGACCATGCTACGCGACTACTTGATAAAGGTGCTTCATCACACGCATACTGAGGCTGTTTTATTGCCCTCTCAGACGCAATATCCAGTGCAGCATACTCAGGTGGCACCTTCCCTTATCCTGAGCCTAAAACAGGCAGAAATTAGTCTGCGAACTGTCATTGAAAATTACATGGCGGAGATGATGAAATCGGGCGTATGGGGCAAACGCGCGGTTGGGCAGGTCGAGGATTGCTTTGGGGTACTGACGGACTTCCTAGGGATTGATTGCGGCATTGCCAGCGTGGGGTTTGCACAGGCACGACAGGTCAAGGAACTGCTCACCCAGCTACCCGCTAACCGCAATAAAAAGAGGGAGACACGGGACTTGCCAATTGCCGAGCAAATCAGGGTTGAAGGTGTATCGCGCCTGTCTATCGCCAGCATCAACAAGCACCTGATTACCTATAGCGGCCTCTTCAAATGGGCAAAGAAGCAGGGTTACACGGCAGATAATCCCTTCGCTGAAATGCTGCTTAAGGAGACCATCACACAGAAGCGCCAACAGTTCACTGCTGAGCAGATACGCCGCATACTAGCAGAGTTGGATAAGGGTAGTGATGGCCTCGCCAATACCCAATATAAATACTGGGGAGCACTCATCGCACTCTACACGGGAGCACGGCAAAACGAAATTGCCAGCCTCACCACTGCCGATGTGCGGGAGGAGAACGGTGTCTGGTATTTCGACATTAACCGTGACGACTCGACGAAGCAGCTAAAGACAAAAGCTGCTGTGCGGCGAGTACCGATTCATTCCGAACTACTCCGGCGCGGGTTGCTGGATTACGTGACACAGGTGCAGCAGATGAACCAATCCGGTATCCGATTGCTGCATCAGTTGACCTACACCGATGGCATGGGCTGGGGACGCAAAATCGAGCGTTGGTTTAATGGTGTGTTCCTTGAAACGCTGGGCATGAAGCAACAGCAAGTGTCATTCCACAGTCTGCGTCACAACGCCGTAACAGCCATGCGCCAAGCCGGAATCGATAACCATATTGTCCGGGCGTTAG is a window encoding:
- a CDS encoding ABC transporter permease — translated: MEALIKHNPVGAVGRVFLSFLSAIGRLAIFMWNILAQGFRPPYYPKQFGKMIIEIGYYSLPVIGMTTLFTGAALALQSYSGFSRFSAESSIPIVVALAITRELGPVMAGLMVAGRIGAAFAAEIGTMRVTEQVDALVTLSTNPFKYLLFPRLLAATLMLPCLVFIGDVIGIFGGYAVSVKALNFAPVPYINNTWSYLQWFDVTSGLMKAAVFGFIVALMGCYHGYHSKGGAQGVGAATTNAVVSASILILLSNYLLTELFFAV
- a CDS encoding ATP-binding cassette domain-containing protein, with amino-acid sequence MINAVPKIKLTNVHKRFGSKVVLDGVHLQVQPGESLVIIGGSGSGKSVTIKSVLGLIKPDEGTIEVDGQDITHYSFSQRAPMLQKIGMLFQGGALFDSIPVWKNITFGSKERGQELTSAQAKELAVEKLEAVGLKADVANLLPSELSGGMQKRVGLARAIAANPDILFFDEPTTGLDPIMADVINELIVSCVKKLGSTAVTITHDMASVRKIASRVAMIYQGKIIWDGPVSAIDNSGNAYVDQFVHGRAEGPIHVEGRRA
- the radA gene encoding DNA repair protein RadA; its protein translation is MAKASTQYVCQACGAVSHKWAGKCDACEAWNTIIEESVTVTPKGMKPGKSKGLQIASLADTVAPHARESTGISELDRVLGGGLVEGSAILLGGDPGIGKSTLLLQAASTLAVQGRNVLYISGEESLAQIQLRSQRLGLAQSPLTLATATSVREILASIDGPNAPDMVVIDSIQTMFVDSLDSAPGTVAQVRASTHELIRAAKKRGFSLILVGHVTKDGQIAGPRVLEHMVDTVLYFEGDRGQYYRILRAVKNRFGATDEIGVFAMSDGGLEQVKNPSALFLHARENPVSGAAVFAGMEGTRPLLVEIQALVSNSTMSTPRRATVGYDGARLSMILAVLETRAAMRFSDKEVFLNVAGGLKISEPAADVAVAMALLSALLEKPLPTSLVGFGEIGLTGEIRAVSRTDTRLKEAVALGFTHAVIPSASPEKLNAGERVAHVDALVRFMLQG
- a CDS encoding CvpA family protein, with protein sequence MAEVSLNMFDLGVLIIVGLSALLSFYRGFFSEVLSLASWLVASYIALRFAPFVTQFIAPHIKSEQIAFGIASVGLFFTSLILISIATGMLLKFLKPAAKVGLFDNLMGLCFGAARGILIVAVGYFILSIVMVEKDYPAVVKQSVSRPYIAQVSKTIATFAPSYLDSLDGKGKKKPAAAETGGTPKVIYPDSKNDSSIPSLEDLQKRIHEENEKNNVR
- the purF gene encoding amidophosphoribosyltransferase; translation: MFDKFNDECGVFGIYGTGDASAHTALGLHALQHRGQEAAGIVSNHHGQFFSHRALGLVGDNFSDASVMSKLPGSMAIGHNRYSTTGETLLRNVQPFYADLALGGFALAHNGNLTNAMTVRRDLIQRGSIFASTSDTEVIVHLVALSAGLTVEDRVIDALKQVEGAYSLVIMSPTSIIGVRDPHGVRPLVLGRLGDAYILASETCALDIIGADYVRDIAAGEMVVINHDGIQSLFPFAPTPHRFCIFEYVYFARPDSVLEDKSVYAVRKRIGAELARENQVAADLIVPVPDSGVPGAIGYAEVAGIPFDLGIIRNHYVGRTFIEPSESVRHLGVKLKHNANSALLKGKRVILVDDSIVRGTTSKKIVSMVREAGASEVHMRIASPPTTNSCFYGVDTPEKSQLMAANHTIAEMASIIGVDSLAFLSMDGLYRAVGEAKRNNEVPQYCDACFSGDYPIALTDLTSGIAGNQKDLFVREVA
- a CDS encoding SDR family NAD(P)-dependent oxidoreductase; translation: MRLAGKIALVTGASRGIGAAVAKRFAAEGAHVIITGRTVGALEAVDDAIRAHGTPATIIPLDLRQSDMIDSLGAQLYERFGKLDILIGNAATLGVLSPLTHVSPSEFEDVFTINTTANYRLLRACDPLLRLAGDGRVVMVTSGAASVPVAFWGPYAASKTALEHLTLTYAEEIATTRIRANLLDPGAVATAMRAKAFPGEDATRLPTAESITEWFVRLCEADAPNGKRVVVS
- the nhaA gene encoding Na+/H+ antiporter NhaA, encoding MRRLLRIPAHHLQRFIALEASGGIVMMVAAFLAIALANSPLSTSYLQLIDAPLSGHMTASLFIKDVLMAIFFFAIGMELKYEMREGALAAKGQKALPLFAALGGIVAPALIYLAITRAAPALTPGWAVPTATDIAFALCVLRLVGRSVPHAAKMFLLAIAIYDDLAAIVIIAVFYATGFAPMALLPVAGLCAVLYGLNRAHISHPLPYLAVGALLWFAVHHAGIHPTVAGVITGIAIPLRRKNGGDMLAPLLHRLHPFVAFAILPLFAFTSAGVDLRNIRPEDMLGALPLGITLALFIGKPLGIVAASWACVRLRIAPLPGGIGWKTVYAIAVIAGIGFTMSLFIGQLAFPTEQQNAIKLGVLAGSLLSAAWGALCLRPRRIP
- a CDS encoding site-specific integrase; this encodes MRNPTYLIRSRHHTFYFRYPLPEALRCSGKTPYVKLSLGTCEPKQARHLASLLEYHVTQATHHPQLHSIARSGIATMLRDYLIKVLHHTHTEAVLLPSQTQYPVQHTQVAPSLILSLKQAEISLRTVIENYMAEMMKSGVWGKRAVGQVEDCFGVLTDFLGIDCGIASVGFAQARQVKELLTQLPANRNKKRETRDLPIAEQIRVEGVSRLSIASINKHLITYSGLFKWAKKQGYTADNPFAEMLLKETITQKRQQFTAEQIRRILAELDKGSDGLANTQYKYWGALIALYTGARQNEIASLTTADVREENGVWYFDINRDDSTKQLKTKAAVRRVPIHSELLRRGLLDYVTQVQQMNQSGIRLLHQLTYTDGMGWGRKIERWFNGVFLETLGMKQQQVSFHSLRHNAVTAMRQAGIDNHIVRALVGHERDGVTEEIYHHGYTLEQLQKGVEAIRH